A genomic segment from Limisphaera ngatamarikiensis encodes:
- the nth gene encoding endonuclease III: MARQSTRAQAPRVKEILAALRRTYPDAHCELEYSNPLELLIATILSAQCTDKRVNQVTRTLFQKYRSAADYARAPLSELEQAIRTTGFYKNKARNIQACCRALVERHGGQVPRTMEELTALEGVGRKTANVVLGNAFGLNEGIVVDTHVRRVARRLGLTRQKNPEKIEQELMQLVPRELWTQFSHWLIWHGRRRCTARKPDCEHCELRELCPSAGNATVD; encoded by the coding sequence ATGGCACGGCAAAGCACCCGCGCGCAGGCTCCGCGCGTGAAGGAGATCCTGGCGGCCCTGCGCCGCACCTATCCCGACGCGCACTGCGAGCTCGAGTATTCCAACCCGCTCGAGCTCCTCATCGCCACCATCCTGTCGGCCCAATGTACCGACAAGCGGGTCAACCAGGTCACGCGCACCCTTTTCCAAAAGTACCGTTCCGCCGCGGACTACGCCCGGGCGCCGTTGTCCGAACTCGAACAGGCCATCCGCACCACCGGCTTCTACAAAAACAAGGCCCGCAACATCCAGGCCTGCTGCCGGGCCCTTGTCGAACGCCACGGCGGCCAGGTCCCCCGCACCATGGAAGAACTGACCGCCCTGGAGGGCGTCGGACGCAAGACCGCCAATGTCGTCCTGGGCAATGCCTTCGGCCTGAACGAGGGAATCGTGGTGGACACCCATGTGCGCAGGGTCGCCCGCCGCCTGGGTCTGACCCGGCAGAAAAACCCGGAAAAGATCGAGCAGGAACTGATGCAACTTGTCCCCCGCGAGCTCTGGACCCAGTTCAGTCACTGGCTGATCTGGCACGGACGCCGCCGCTGCACGGCCCGAAAGCCGGATTGCGAGCATTGTGAACTGCGGGAGCTCTGCCCTTCAGCTGGCAATGCCACGGTCGACTGA
- a CDS encoding sulfurtransferase: MSTPNQYAHPEVLVSTDWVKEHLGQPGIRIVEVDVDTQAYEAGHIPGAVGFNWQTQLQDPVRRDIISAEAFEQLMRQSGIRNEDTVILYGDHNNWFAAYGFWLFKIYGHEDVRLMNGGRVKWLNEPDKPLTTEKPVVTPSDYKVRSVHTELRALLPQVFEASQTGKYNLVDVRSPDEFTGKVIAPPGMTETAQRGGHIPGAKNIPWSQAVNPDGTFKSPEELRALYIGEKGIDPNKPTIAYCRIGERSSHTWFVLKYLLGLPDVRNYDGSWTEYGNLVGVPIEKP; the protein is encoded by the coding sequence ATGAGCACCCCGAACCAATACGCCCATCCCGAGGTGCTGGTGAGCACCGATTGGGTCAAGGAACACCTCGGTCAACCCGGCATTCGGATCGTCGAGGTTGACGTGGACACCCAGGCCTACGAAGCCGGGCACATCCCCGGCGCCGTGGGTTTCAACTGGCAGACGCAACTGCAGGATCCCGTTCGCCGGGACATCATCAGCGCCGAAGCCTTCGAACAGCTCATGCGGCAATCGGGCATCCGCAACGAGGACACGGTCATCCTCTACGGCGATCACAACAATTGGTTCGCCGCGTACGGTTTCTGGCTTTTCAAGATCTACGGGCACGAGGATGTCCGGCTGATGAACGGCGGCCGGGTCAAATGGCTCAATGAACCCGACAAGCCCCTCACCACGGAAAAGCCGGTTGTCACCCCCAGTGATTACAAGGTCCGAAGTGTGCACACCGAACTGCGGGCGCTGCTGCCCCAGGTCTTCGAAGCGTCGCAGACGGGCAAATACAACCTCGTGGATGTGCGCAGTCCGGACGAGTTCACCGGGAAGGTGATCGCGCCCCCGGGCATGACCGAGACCGCCCAGCGCGGCGGGCACATCCCCGGCGCGAAAAACATTCCCTGGAGCCAGGCCGTCAACCCGGACGGCACCTTCAAATCCCCGGAGGAACTGCGCGCGCTTTATATCGGCGAAAAGGGCATCGATCCGAACAAGCCCACCATTGCCTACTGCCGCATCGGGGAACGTTCCAGCCATACCTGGTTCGTTTTGAAATACCTGCTGGGTCTGCCGGACGTGCGGAATTACGACGGCAGCTGGACCGAGTACGGCAACCTGGTCGGCGTGCCGATTGAAAAACCGTGA